The Thalassotalea sp. HSM 43 genome window below encodes:
- a CDS encoding MFS transporter, which yields MQSQTAIIEPNSGSKVLHWTMVIIAMCCLLISNGMVLTGLTAFDSAMLAEFSDWSRGDLKMRGLITLALTGLLAPFIGILIDRIGVKVLMMFGAVVLGASYYAYGMITDISHMYYIHAAFAVVLVACGLNVAVILVSNWFVTMRGTAIGIAVMGTSLGGAILAPLFGSWISEGMSWRDAFQMASAIPAVLFLIALFLVKNRPADCNKKPMGYETLKDSSDADVSSQGMEYIDAIKTKSFWAIALIAMFTFYTLLGLQANLVLHLQDLGFEIQSAAAGLAMLFTPALIGKFLFGLIADKVKGKRVLYGNLGLMLLGLIALYFAGKDTVLWTVAIIGFAWGGFYTLLQLNAVNNFGLKASGKLLGTITVLDALGGGLGIFLTGKFFDMYGSYQNAFMVFIVLVVISLGLIGFIKKHVD from the coding sequence ATGCAATCTCAAACCGCAATCATAGAGCCTAATTCAGGCAGTAAAGTACTGCACTGGACCATGGTAATCATCGCCATGTGTTGCTTATTAATTTCCAATGGCATGGTGTTAACCGGCTTGACGGCATTTGACAGTGCAATGCTAGCCGAGTTTTCTGATTGGAGCCGAGGCGATTTAAAAATGCGTGGCTTAATCACCTTAGCATTAACCGGTTTATTAGCCCCTTTTATCGGTATTCTCATTGATCGCATAGGCGTTAAAGTGTTGATGATGTTCGGTGCCGTGGTGCTCGGCGCATCTTATTATGCTTACGGCATGATCACCGACATCAGTCACATGTATTACATCCACGCTGCGTTCGCCGTGGTGCTGGTTGCTTGCGGGTTAAACGTCGCAGTGATCTTAGTGTCGAATTGGTTTGTTACCATGCGCGGTACGGCAATTGGCATTGCGGTTATGGGTACCTCTCTTGGCGGGGCGATACTGGCGCCATTATTTGGCAGTTGGATCAGCGAAGGTATGTCGTGGCGCGACGCCTTTCAAATGGCTTCGGCGATACCGGCGGTATTATTTTTAATCGCTTTATTTCTTGTTAAAAACCGTCCAGCAGACTGCAATAAAAAACCGATGGGCTACGAAACACTCAAAGACAGCTCGGATGCTGATGTTTCTAGTCAAGGTATGGAATACATAGACGCCATTAAAACCAAATCATTTTGGGCGATAGCGCTGATCGCTATGTTCACCTTTTATACCTTACTCGGCCTGCAAGCAAACTTAGTATTGCACTTACAAGATCTCGGTTTTGAAATTCAGTCGGCGGCGGCTGGTCTAGCCATGCTATTTACGCCGGCTCTGATAGGTAAGTTTTTATTTGGGTTAATTGCCGATAAAGTCAAAGGCAAACGGGTTCTGTATGGCAATTTAGGTTTGATGCTACTTGGGCTAATAGCGTTGTATTTTGCTGGTAAAGACACGGTATTGTGGACGGTTGCCATTATCGGTTTTGCATGGGGTGGGTTCTACACCTTATTGCAACTCAATGCGGTAAATAACTTTGGTCTAAAAGCATCAGGTAAGCTGTTAGGCACGATCACCGTATTGGACGCATTAGGCGGTGGCTTAGGTATCTTTTTGACCGGTAAATTCTTCGATATGTATGGCAGCTATCAAAATGCCTTTATGGTATTCATCGTATTGGTGGTGATATCGCTCGGCCTAATTGGCTTTATAAAGAAACACGTCGATTAA
- a CDS encoding YciI family protein: MLVSFICRDKNNQHSQQQRQQKLTAHLKWVEQHMDIIRVAGPLLHNDSQDYQGSFYILEADSLDSAWQVFISDPYYQAQIWQSVTHQEYKAYAGTWVGGKNWPGSS; encoded by the coding sequence ATGTTAGTCAGCTTTATTTGTCGAGATAAAAACAATCAACATAGCCAACAACAAAGACAGCAAAAGCTTACAGCGCATTTAAAATGGGTTGAACAACATATGGACATCATTCGAGTGGCAGGTCCGTTATTGCATAACGATAGCCAAGATTATCAAGGCTCTTTTTATATTTTAGAAGCCGATTCACTCGACAGTGCATGGCAAGTGTTTATTAGCGATCCATACTATCAAGCGCAAATTTGGCAGTCAGTGACTCACCAAGAGTATAAAGCGTACGCTGGTACATGGGTTGGCGGTAAAAACTGGCCTGGCAGCAGCTAA
- a CDS encoding DUF1838 family protein, giving the protein MKTKLLVAGLLATLFAGTGNAADAIDLNTPEGANQAMRKIMCSTQDAEPVIYWWKGKAFSRRMGEKDKHLFNVEGMNVRTCTTVDGGKRGESYKLVTREILLYTDPKTGEPLQKWTNPWTDEELDVIQVTNDPVNQKVRFPRDENGKPYPWTSKFAGEMRQGNWWMTFPVPLFYHNVLGGDYQKQVGGVYHATEMFNFSGDVESLTSADTRTAKVFVGWVRISDWLPWMMMSGREGSIYIHAGGHKVDDFDDMGETMKKYINDVAPLYKTPPPVDDERANETSWSTYKDDVEGAKFTTPRH; this is encoded by the coding sequence ATGAAAACTAAATTGTTAGTAGCTGGTTTATTGGCGACATTGTTCGCTGGCACAGGTAATGCTGCCGATGCCATTGACCTAAACACACCGGAAGGTGCTAACCAGGCAATGCGCAAAATTATGTGTTCGACACAAGATGCCGAACCAGTGATTTACTGGTGGAAAGGAAAGGCGTTTTCGCGTCGTATGGGCGAAAAAGACAAGCACCTATTTAACGTAGAGGGCATGAATGTTCGTACCTGTACCACGGTAGATGGTGGCAAACGTGGTGAAAGTTATAAACTGGTGACACGTGAAATCTTGTTATATACCGATCCGAAAACCGGCGAGCCTCTGCAAAAATGGACTAACCCTTGGACCGACGAAGAATTAGACGTTATCCAAGTAACCAATGATCCAGTGAATCAGAAAGTACGCTTTCCTCGCGATGAAAACGGTAAGCCGTATCCATGGACCAGTAAATTTGCTGGCGAAATGCGTCAAGGCAATTGGTGGATGACATTCCCTGTGCCACTGTTCTACCACAATGTGTTAGGTGGTGATTATCAGAAACAGGTTGGCGGTGTGTATCATGCTACCGAAATGTTTAATTTTTCCGGTGATGTCGAGTCTTTGACCAGCGCTGATACCCGTACCGCAAAAGTGTTTGTTGGTTGGGTACGTATCTCAGACTGGCTACCGTGGATGATGATGTCTGGTCGTGAAGGTAGTATTTATATCCATGCCGGTGGTCATAAAGTCGATGACTTTGACGACATGGGCGAGACCATGAAGAAATACATTAATGACGTGGCACCGTTATACAAAACCCCGCCGCCAGTTGATGATGAGCGAGCCAATGAGACCAGTTGGTCTACCTATAAAGACGATGTAGAAGGCGCAAAATTCACAACGCCTAGACACTAG
- a CDS encoding class I SAM-dependent methyltransferase gives MTKPLPSWTALEQHELFAKGNHDEVSRLNFLTHLNVHLGGQVLPGVKVAYDKQVLPDIVEQTGKPPEDRHQVRKAMMNNGYFQMWSALRRNTMEMRQQAGRAQVLRQIEDIVDKVEHYNNGADTLQLDDSVQIPDNVGSVDIHCQPGCYYTEYFANDVTVAASYDLGLFVTTAGLLGALSDGGGQGVGKYLADNFPDFKPKRILDIGCTIGHNAVPLAQAFPDAEVIAIDVARPSLRYAHARAKALGVDNISFVQANAEDLPQYDDQSFDLITTAMFWHETSDRAMPAIFKTINRLLKPGGLTLHLEQPQYAGMGAYEQFIRDWDTYFNNEPYWGPMHDADLKQVVTDAGFNGDDLFQTGVVSLVDEKIFGKREKGDSGEDYGRAPVWNAFGLWKK, from the coding sequence ATGACTAAACCATTACCGTCCTGGACGGCTCTCGAGCAACACGAGCTGTTCGCCAAAGGCAATCATGATGAAGTATCACGTCTTAATTTTCTAACCCACTTAAACGTGCATTTAGGCGGGCAAGTCTTGCCAGGGGTGAAAGTCGCCTATGACAAACAGGTATTGCCAGACATTGTTGAACAAACCGGCAAGCCACCAGAGGATCGTCATCAAGTACGTAAGGCGATGATGAATAATGGCTATTTTCAGATGTGGAGTGCGTTACGTCGTAATACCATGGAAATGCGCCAACAAGCTGGCCGTGCACAAGTACTGCGACAAATAGAAGATATCGTCGATAAAGTAGAGCATTACAATAACGGTGCCGATACCTTGCAACTTGATGACAGTGTGCAAATTCCTGATAACGTTGGCTCGGTTGATATTCATTGTCAGCCAGGCTGCTATTACACCGAGTACTTTGCCAATGACGTTACCGTCGCGGCCAGTTACGATTTAGGCTTGTTTGTCACCACCGCAGGTTTGCTTGGTGCCTTAAGTGATGGCGGCGGTCAAGGCGTTGGAAAATATCTAGCGGACAACTTCCCAGATTTTAAACCAAAACGGATATTAGATATTGGTTGTACCATTGGTCACAATGCGGTGCCTTTGGCGCAAGCATTTCCAGATGCCGAGGTTATAGCCATTGATGTTGCCCGTCCAAGTTTGCGTTACGCCCATGCGCGGGCCAAAGCCCTTGGCGTTGATAACATCAGCTTTGTTCAGGCCAATGCCGAAGATTTACCGCAATATGACGATCAATCCTTTGATTTGATCACCACCGCTATGTTTTGGCATGAAACATCCGATCGCGCCATGCCTGCAATCTTCAAAACCATTAATCGATTATTGAAACCGGGTGGTTTAACTTTGCACCTTGAGCAGCCGCAATATGCTGGAATGGGTGCATATGAGCAGTTTATTCGTGATTGGGATACTTATTTTAATAACGAACCGTATTGGGGGCCAATGCATGATGCCGATTTAAAACAGGTGGTCACCGATGCCGGCTTTAATGGCGATGATTTATTTCAAACCGGGGTGGTTTCTCTGGTGGATGAAAAAATATTTGGCAAACGTGAAAAAGGCGACAGCGGTGAAGACTATGGACGCGCGCCGGTTTGGAACGCATTTGGCCTGTGGAAAAAATAG
- a CDS encoding REDY-like protein HapK, which produces MTTIVVLFNLQNGVSEADYQQWAKETDLPTAGGLPSVDSFEVLRSEGLLMSEETPPYQYIEILKINDMEQFGKDVSTEIMQKVAAEFQSFADQPMFIMTSKL; this is translated from the coding sequence ATGACAACAATCGTAGTGCTTTTTAACTTACAAAATGGCGTCAGCGAAGCTGATTATCAGCAATGGGCGAAAGAAACAGATTTACCAACCGCAGGTGGTTTGCCTTCGGTAGACAGTTTTGAGGTTTTGCGCAGTGAAGGGTTGTTGATGAGTGAAGAAACGCCACCTTATCAATATATCGAGATTCTGAAAATCAACGATATGGAACAATTCGGTAAAGATGTCAGCACTGAGATTATGCAAAAAGTCGCCGCTGAATTTCAAAGCTTTGCCGATCAACCTATGTTTATTATGACATCTAAGCTGTAA
- a CDS encoding SDR family NAD(P)-dependent oxidoreductase, with protein MSQYPELRGKVAVITGAGRHKGLGEAMAKRLAKEGCKVIITDIGHAEGDHMPESAIGSSSEMQQIVREIEDAGGDAQAFNCNVLNADEVRAAAQFAVDTYGSLDIWVNNAGIGYLMKPILEMDVAEWDSVLNVNLRGTFLGIKYAAEQMVQQGRGGKIINIGSQASKSAFAHASAYTTSKHGMNGITRVAAQELGQHNINVNQICPNHVTTGLGAWQNDHFSEVTGKGYDKYMQDMRDRIPMGRPGLQDDIAKACAFLCSEQASYITGECMNVSGGEEYH; from the coding sequence ATGTCTCAATATCCTGAATTACGCGGTAAAGTTGCGGTTATTACCGGGGCGGGTCGTCATAAAGGTTTAGGCGAAGCGATGGCGAAACGTTTGGCCAAAGAAGGCTGCAAGGTGATCATTACTGATATCGGTCATGCTGAAGGTGACCACATGCCAGAGTCAGCCATCGGCAGTAGCTCGGAAATGCAGCAAATAGTTCGCGAAATTGAAGACGCTGGCGGTGACGCACAAGCGTTTAACTGTAATGTCTTAAATGCTGACGAAGTTCGAGCGGCGGCGCAATTTGCCGTTGATACCTATGGCAGTCTTGATATCTGGGTTAACAATGCCGGTATTGGTTATTTAATGAAGCCCATTTTAGAAATGGATGTTGCCGAATGGGATTCAGTGTTAAACGTCAATTTACGCGGCACCTTTCTTGGCATTAAATACGCCGCGGAGCAAATGGTTCAACAAGGGCGAGGCGGCAAAATCATCAATATTGGCTCGCAAGCATCAAAGTCGGCCTTCGCTCACGCCTCAGCTTATACCACCTCAAAACATGGTATGAACGGCATCACACGTGTCGCGGCACAAGAATTGGGTCAGCATAATATTAATGTAAACCAAATCTGTCCGAACCATGTCACCACCGGTTTAGGCGCTTGGCAAAATGACCATTTTAGTGAAGTCACTGGCAAAGGTTACGACAAATATATGCAAGATATGCGAGATCGTATTCCTATGGGACGTCCTGGTTTGCAAGACGATATCGCCAAAGCCTGTGCATTTTTATGTTCTGAGCAGGCCTCATACATTACCGGAGAATGTATGAATGTTTCCGGTGGCGAAGAATATCATTAG
- a CDS encoding polysaccharide deacetylase family protein → MSNYQWPNGARLALSIVVNVEEGSEYNVKDGDKGMEPVDELQVHLKKPMRNYGNESNYQYGINEGGPRIIKLLDKYDVRATWTAAAVSLERAPYLAEAIRRRGDEACSHGHRWIHQFRMDEAQERKFIRDAADSIEKTTGKRPQGWLSRYLLTEHTRRLLQQEGYLYHMDDYSADAPFWDSVNGSDEPMVIVPYALDSNDMKMWVAPSYTPEAWLKYAKDSFDVLYQEGADTPRMMSLGLHLRIIGRPGRIWALEEFFKYVSSKTDVWYATREDIARHFIEHSVKPEAN, encoded by the coding sequence ATGAGTAATTATCAATGGCCTAATGGCGCCCGTTTAGCATTATCGATTGTGGTTAATGTTGAAGAAGGCTCTGAATACAATGTAAAAGATGGCGATAAAGGCATGGAGCCAGTCGACGAGTTACAAGTGCATTTGAAAAAACCAATGCGCAATTATGGTAACGAATCGAATTACCAGTACGGTATTAATGAAGGCGGACCGCGCATCATCAAGTTGTTGGATAAATATGATGTCCGTGCGACATGGACGGCGGCTGCCGTGTCATTAGAGCGTGCACCGTATTTAGCCGAGGCTATTCGCCGTCGTGGTGACGAGGCTTGTTCCCATGGCCACCGTTGGATTCACCAATTTAGAATGGATGAAGCGCAAGAGCGCAAATTTATTCGCGATGCGGCGGATTCTATCGAAAAAACCACAGGTAAACGCCCGCAGGGTTGGTTGTCACGTTATTTATTGACCGAACATACTCGTCGTCTGTTGCAACAAGAAGGCTATCTGTATCACATGGATGATTACAGCGCCGATGCACCTTTTTGGGATTCGGTAAATGGTTCCGACGAGCCTATGGTTATCGTGCCATATGCACTGGACTCAAATGACATGAAAATGTGGGTGGCACCGTCTTATACCCCTGAAGCCTGGTTAAAATACGCCAAGGACAGCTTTGATGTGTTGTATCAAGAAGGCGCTGATACGCCACGTATGATGAGTCTAGGCTTACACCTGCGAATTATTGGTCGTCCAGGTCGAATATGGGCTTTGGAAGAATTCTTCAAATACGTCAGCAGCAAAACCGATGTTTGGTATGCAACGCGTGAAGACATCGCTCGTCACTTCATTGAGCACAGCGTTAAGCCGGAGGCCAACTAA
- a CDS encoding HpcH/HpaI aldolase/citrate lyase family protein encodes MATANSLPLLRSLLFVPGSRADRFSKAHGAGADAICIDLEDAVLPSDKGLARQAVIDYLNNGARVSDVVIRVNHLLSDTGVADIKAIVANNRHPAAIMLPKTANSEEVAVADELLSGTGIALIGLLETVSGVQNAAAIACASERVEALMFGGADYSAEIGCAFGYQPLLLARMQLCQAKAAKAIQLIDVPHINMQDLEQCYQETMQVKDLGFTAKSAIHPKQLDAIHNAFTPSKEEISDAKAIVDAVTSDDAGVLVVNGRMIDRPIILSAKRTMALAKAAGVDE; translated from the coding sequence ATGGCAACCGCTAACTCATTACCGTTATTACGAAGCCTACTATTTGTGCCTGGCTCACGGGCAGACAGGTTTAGTAAAGCCCATGGGGCAGGTGCAGATGCAATATGTATTGATTTGGAAGACGCGGTGCTGCCAAGCGATAAAGGTCTTGCTCGACAGGCGGTCATTGATTATTTGAACAACGGCGCACGAGTGTCTGATGTGGTGATCAGAGTGAATCATTTACTGAGTGACACCGGGGTTGCTGACATTAAAGCTATTGTGGCAAATAATCGCCATCCTGCGGCGATTATGCTGCCAAAAACCGCAAACAGTGAAGAAGTTGCCGTTGCAGATGAACTGCTGTCAGGCACAGGTATCGCCTTGATAGGCCTGTTGGAAACCGTCTCAGGCGTGCAAAACGCTGCTGCTATAGCCTGTGCCTCTGAGCGAGTTGAAGCATTGATGTTTGGCGGCGCTGATTACAGTGCTGAAATTGGTTGCGCCTTTGGTTATCAACCATTGTTGCTAGCACGCATGCAGTTATGCCAAGCAAAAGCCGCAAAAGCGATACAACTTATCGATGTACCTCATATCAATATGCAAGACCTTGAGCAGTGTTATCAGGAGACGATGCAAGTAAAAGACTTAGGTTTTACCGCTAAATCGGCGATTCATCCTAAGCAATTAGACGCTATTCATAATGCATTTACACCGAGTAAAGAAGAGATCAGCGATGCCAAAGCCATCGTTGACGCAGTAACCAGTGATGATGCCGGCGTTTTAGTGGTGAATGGTCGCATGATCGACCGACCGATAATCTTATCGGCGAAAAGAACAATGGCATTGGCAAAAGCTGCCGGTGTCGACGAATAA
- a CDS encoding MaoC family dehydratase, with protein MVQNIKQVGENRFRETFGRHYEGFHVGDIYEHRPGRTITKTDNTWFTLLTMNTHPMHFDDEYAKESEFGKCIVCSPFTVALMVGMSVTDCSQKAIANLGWDDIKMTYPLFEGDTLTAESEVLEKRESKSRPGAGIVTIRTSGFNQDGKLVCSFIRKMLIAKEGHSVEDKVNY; from the coding sequence ATGGTTCAGAATATTAAGCAAGTTGGTGAAAATCGTTTTCGCGAAACCTTTGGTCGTCATTATGAAGGCTTTCATGTTGGTGATATTTACGAACATCGTCCGGGTCGTACCATCACCAAAACAGATAACACCTGGTTTACGCTACTGACCATGAATACACACCCGATGCACTTTGACGATGAGTATGCCAAAGAAAGTGAATTTGGTAAGTGCATTGTTTGCTCGCCATTTACGGTGGCATTAATGGTTGGCATGAGCGTCACCGACTGCAGTCAAAAAGCCATCGCTAACTTAGGCTGGGACGACATTAAAATGACTTACCCATTGTTTGAAGGTGACACACTAACGGCAGAGTCGGAAGTATTAGAAAAGCGCGAATCTAAATCTCGCCCAGGAGCCGGTATTGTCACCATTCGTACCTCTGGTTTTAATCAAGATGGCAAGCTGGTATGTAGTTTTATTCGTAAGATGCTAATCGCCAAAGAAGGCCATAGCGTTGAAGATAAAGTCAATTATTAA
- a CDS encoding acyl-CoA dehydrogenase family protein, producing MSELYSKEDELAILDMINKWVDNEVAPIAKEYDHADKYPHQLVEQMKELGLFGATIGTEWGGMQLPASIYAKIVIKVASAWMAPGGIFNSHLIQASAIERCGTQEQKQRILPRMATGEVRGGIALTEPNAGSDLQAITTTAVRDGDDYIINGAKTWITNSLNGNSLAVLVKTDNDIQPRHKGTSLFFVETKDENGNVKQGIEIIKMKKLGYKAIDTCEVVFSNFRVPASNLIGGVEGKGFLQAVGGLELGRINVAARGAGIAKGAMELAVRYAQERETFGKPICNHQAIQLKLGEMAAKVEASMLLIEQAAAKYDAEERCDMEAGMAKYFASETGVFCAQEAMRIFGGYSYSVEYDIERFYRDAMLMCIGEGTNEMQRIIISKQLVERYKI from the coding sequence ATGTCAGAACTTTATTCAAAAGAAGATGAATTGGCAATCTTGGATATGATCAATAAATGGGTCGACAACGAGGTCGCGCCTATTGCTAAAGAGTATGACCACGCTGATAAATACCCGCATCAATTAGTTGAACAAATGAAAGAGCTTGGCTTGTTTGGTGCCACCATTGGCACCGAGTGGGGTGGCATGCAATTACCGGCCTCTATTTATGCCAAAATCGTTATTAAAGTCGCTTCTGCTTGGATGGCGCCCGGTGGCATATTTAACTCGCACCTTATTCAAGCGTCGGCGATTGAACGCTGTGGCACGCAAGAGCAAAAACAACGTATTTTACCTCGCATGGCGACCGGTGAAGTGCGCGGTGGTATTGCTTTAACAGAACCAAACGCCGGCTCTGACTTGCAAGCTATTACCACCACAGCGGTGCGCGACGGTGACGATTATATTATCAACGGCGCGAAAACATGGATAACCAATTCTCTTAACGGTAATTCATTAGCGGTATTGGTAAAAACCGATAATGACATTCAACCACGCCATAAAGGCACCAGCTTATTTTTTGTCGAAACCAAAGATGAAAACGGTAATGTCAAACAAGGTATCGAAATTATCAAGATGAAAAAGCTTGGTTATAAAGCCATTGATACCTGTGAAGTGGTGTTTAGCAATTTTCGCGTACCAGCGTCAAATTTGATTGGCGGTGTCGAAGGCAAAGGCTTTTTACAGGCAGTTGGTGGCTTGGAGCTTGGTCGAATTAATGTTGCCGCCCGTGGTGCCGGTATAGCCAAAGGTGCGATGGAGTTGGCGGTGCGTTATGCGCAAGAACGCGAAACCTTCGGTAAGCCAATATGCAACCACCAAGCGATACAATTAAAGCTTGGTGAAATGGCCGCGAAAGTCGAGGCGTCGATGCTGCTTATTGAACAAGCTGCGGCTAAGTACGATGCAGAAGAGCGCTGTGATATGGAAGCCGGCATGGCTAAATATTTCGCCTCTGAAACCGGGGTATTTTGCGCTCAAGAAGCGATGCGTATCTTTGGTGGTTACAGCTATTCGGTTGAATACGATATTGAACGCTTTTACCGTGATGCGATGTTGATGTGTATCGGCGAAGGTACCAATGAAATGCAACGTATTATTATTTCCAAGCAACTCGTTGAACGCTACAAAATCTAA
- a CDS encoding CaiB/BaiF CoA transferase family protein: MSNLPLQGVRIIAVEQYGAGPYGSMYLSDMGAEVIKIENPKIGGDVSRQTGPFFLGENDSYFFQTFNQNKKSLTLNLKSEQGRKVFEQLVKTADAVTNNLRGDQPAKLGITYDSLKHINPKIVCGHLSAYGRDNDRASWPGYDYLMQAEAGLMSLTGEPGQAPARFGVSMVDFMTGAVASLGLTAAMLGAHRTGQGRDVDVSLFDVALHQLSYPATWYLNEAHVTERTPRSAHPATVPCQLYKTQDSYIFLMAMTDKFWAVLVELLQDEVIAEQRFATVAQRREQRDLLTQEIDRVMSQHDTQHWLSLLEGKIPCAPVYSLTEAMQNPYIRDIGMVQQVAHPSNPSMEVLANPIKIDGKRLTGKACPEMGHDTDALLADLGYDEQAIAELKSNGAI; the protein is encoded by the coding sequence ATGAGTAATTTACCATTACAAGGTGTTCGCATAATTGCCGTTGAGCAATATGGTGCGGGCCCGTATGGCTCCATGTATTTATCTGATATGGGCGCCGAAGTTATCAAAATTGAAAACCCAAAAATCGGTGGTGATGTGTCGCGTCAAACCGGGCCGTTTTTTCTTGGTGAAAATGATAGCTATTTCTTCCAGACCTTTAATCAAAACAAAAAGTCATTAACTTTAAACCTAAAGTCGGAACAAGGTCGCAAGGTATTTGAGCAGTTGGTGAAAACCGCCGATGCGGTGACCAATAACTTGCGTGGTGATCAGCCGGCCAAACTTGGCATAACCTATGACAGTCTTAAGCACATAAATCCGAAGATTGTTTGCGGTCATTTGAGTGCCTATGGCCGTGATAATGACCGAGCTTCTTGGCCTGGTTACGATTATCTGATGCAAGCTGAAGCCGGTTTAATGTCATTAACCGGTGAGCCGGGACAAGCACCAGCGCGCTTTGGTGTGTCTATGGTCGATTTTATGACCGGAGCTGTCGCCTCATTAGGACTGACTGCTGCTATGCTCGGAGCGCATCGCACAGGTCAAGGACGAGACGTCGATGTCTCGTTGTTTGATGTTGCATTACATCAGTTGTCCTATCCCGCAACTTGGTACCTAAACGAAGCTCATGTTACCGAACGCACACCTCGTTCAGCGCATCCAGCGACGGTACCTTGTCAATTATACAAAACTCAAGATAGTTATATTTTCTTGATGGCGATGACCGATAAATTTTGGGCGGTATTGGTTGAGTTGTTACAAGATGAGGTTATTGCCGAGCAACGCTTTGCCACTGTCGCACAACGTCGCGAACAGCGCGATCTGCTGACTCAGGAAATCGATCGAGTGATGTCACAACATGACACTCAACACTGGTTGTCGTTATTGGAAGGAAAAATCCCATGCGCTCCGGTGTATTCACTGACTGAGGCAATGCAAAATCCATATATTCGAGATATCGGCATGGTGCAACAAGTAGCTCATCCGAGCAACCCTAGTATGGAAGTACTTGCTAACCCGATAAAGATTGATGGTAAGCGCCTAACTGGCAAAGCATGTCCAGAGATGGGTCACGATACCGACGCCTTATTGGCTGATCTTGGCTACGATGAACAGGCAATAGCCGAACTTAAATCTAACGGTGCGATATAA
- a CDS encoding CaiB/BaiF CoA transferase family protein: MKLSGVKVLDLSMFLPGPHLTMMMADHGAEVIALEPPGGEPVRQVGLKQDQHSVWFRNVFRGKRSINLNLKNDQGKQAFFELCKDVDIIVEAFRPGVIDRLGIGYEAVKAVNPGIVYCSISAYGQTGNKRLAPAHDLSIQADSGAVFINEGLDGQPAQPAMPVADMAGSLMAFSGILMALYRKQQTGVGDYLDISMQDSLIAWYANVMGPAFAENRSPVVKDERSWGGSAMYNIYQTSDGKHLTLGGSETKFAHNLLSKFERLDLYELCTQPPGKAQQPVTQFFRETFATQPLAYWQQFLADVDVCWAPVRGLNEAIRDEHLQQRQMLLTDADGNHHLGVPIKYQNEPAQPNFELPGFSQDTQKVLQKLGYSDAQIAAMAADKAFLS; encoded by the coding sequence ATGAAACTTTCAGGTGTTAAAGTTCTCGATTTATCGATGTTTTTACCAGGGCCACACTTGACCATGATGATGGCGGATCACGGTGCCGAAGTGATTGCATTAGAGCCACCGGGTGGCGAACCCGTACGTCAAGTTGGCCTTAAACAAGATCAGCACAGTGTCTGGTTTCGTAACGTGTTTCGTGGCAAACGAAGCATTAACCTTAATCTTAAGAATGACCAGGGTAAACAGGCGTTTTTTGAACTCTGCAAAGACGTCGACATCATTGTTGAAGCGTTTCGTCCTGGTGTGATTGATAGACTTGGTATCGGCTATGAGGCGGTAAAGGCGGTCAACCCTGGTATTGTCTATTGTTCGATTTCTGCCTACGGCCAAACCGGTAATAAGCGCTTAGCTCCGGCTCATGATTTGAGCATTCAAGCGGACTCGGGTGCGGTGTTTATTAATGAAGGCCTGGACGGCCAACCTGCACAGCCGGCTATGCCGGTGGCCGATATGGCGGGCAGTTTAATGGCATTTTCCGGCATATTAATGGCGTTGTATCGTAAGCAACAAACCGGTGTTGGTGATTATCTTGATATTTCCATGCAAGACTCGCTGATCGCTTGGTACGCTAACGTCATGGGGCCAGCCTTTGCAGAAAACCGTTCACCTGTTGTAAAAGATGAGCGCAGCTGGGGTGGTTCGGCTATGTATAATATTTATCAAACCAGTGACGGTAAGCACTTAACCTTAGGTGGCAGCGAGACTAAATTCGCCCATAACCTATTAAGCAAGTTTGAACGTTTGGATTTATATGAGCTGTGCACTCAGCCACCAGGTAAGGCGCAGCAGCCCGTTACGCAGTTTTTCAGGGAAACCTTTGCCACGCAACCATTGGCGTATTGGCAACAATTTTTGGCCGATGTCGATGTTTGCTGGGCACCGGTGCGCGGCTTGAACGAGGCAATACGTGATGAACATTTGCAACAGCGGCAAATGTTGCTTACGGATGCCGATGGCAATCATCACTTAGGCGTGCCAATTAAGTATCAAAATGAACCGGCGCAACCAAACTTTGAGCTACCGGGCTTTAGCCAAGATACGCAAAAGGTACTGCAAAAACTTGGCTATAGTGATGCACAAATTGCGGCGATGGCGGCAGACAAAGCCTTTTTAAGTTAA